Genomic segment of Streptosporangium sp. NBC_01755:
GTAGTCCTCGACATGTCCGCCGTGGAGTTCTGCGATTCCACCGGCATGAACGTGCTGCTCTCCGCGCTCAAGCGGCTGCGCGAGCGCGGCGGCACGCTGGAGGTGGCGGCGCCCCGGCCTGCCGTACGCAAGATCCTTCAGGTTACGGGCCTAGACTCGGTCTTTGTCGTGCACGAGACCCTGCCGGAGAAGCTGCTGACCTCCGAATCCCAGGGATGACCCTCTCCCCATGGCTGAGGCCTGGGGTTTCCACGTTGGAGGTGTTCGATGACCGGCACGGCGGCGATCATTCCCGCCAAGAACGAGGACGATCGGATCGGGGCCACCGTGGCCGCGGCCCTGGCGCTGCCCGGCGTCGATCTCGTCGTGGTCGTCGATGACGGCTCGACCGACCAGACGGGGCGGGTGGCCAGGACTGCCGGGGCCCACGTCGTGCGGCACAGCCGCAACCGGGGCAAGGCCGCCGCCATGGAGAGCGGTGCCGAGGCAGTGCGCCTGTTCGACGGCGAGGAGTCTCGGCACCTGCTGTTCCTCGACGCCGACCTGGGCGAGACCGCACGCGCGGCCGCGCCGCTTATCGAGCCGGTCGCGGCGGGCGAGGTCGACATGACGATCGCCGCCTTCGTCACCCGCGTGAAGCTCGGCGGGCACGGGTTCGTCGTGAAGCTCGCCCGCGAGGGCGTCGAGCGTGCCACCGGATGGACGCCCGTCCAGCCGCTCAACGGCCAGCGTTGCCTGACCCGGGCGGCCTTCGAAGCCGCCCGGCCACTGGCACACGGCTTCGGTGTGGAGACCGGTCTCACGATCGATCTGCTCAGAAAGGGCTTTCGCGTGCGCGAGGTCCCGGTGGAGATGACCCACCGGGCCACCGGCACCGACTGGAGGGCCCAGCTCCATCGGGCCAGGCAGTTCCGCGATGTCGCCCGCGCCCTCCTGGTCCGACGCCGGGCACGGGAACGTTCACTCGGTTGAGTGATCCTCGACCTCCGGCCACGGGCTTGGCCGGAGTGGTCGTCGCGGGTCCGGCGAGGATTCGCGGTCTCCGCATGTGCGACGCCCTTGCAGGTCAGGCGCCATGCGAGGGTCGGCGGTGCGGGGCGTCAGCGCGGGCCGATCGAGGTCATGTGCGGAATGCGGGGATAGCCCGGTCCGCCGGGAGGGCAGGTCGCCCGCCGTTCCTCGCGGCACCGCCCGGTCCGCCGCCGCACCGGGCACCTGTGGGATGTGCTGGAATCTGCGGGTGAGCTTGGAGGCGCCGGTCGGCGACAGGAGGCGGGGCCCCGCCGGCGGCATGCCGCGGAGGCTCGACATCGCCGCGTTCGGGGCCATGGGGCTCTCGGTGGCGGTCACGGTCCTGATCGGGCTGCTGGGGCCCTCTGCCATGGTCCCCAGGCTGCCCGGGCCGTCCTGGCAGCCACCGTACTCGCTGGACGCCCACGTGAGCGCCCATCTGGTCATCGCCATGGGCGCCGCCGCGATCGTCCTGGGCGGGCTCGGTCTCGCCGCCGCGCTCAGGTCCCGGTGGAGGCCGGAACCGCGATGGCTGCTCATGGCGGGCTGCACCGCCGCGGGCCTGCTCGCCTTCCTGCCGCCCTCGGGTTCGGCCGACCATCTCAACTACGCCGCGTACGGCCGCCTGGTCACGCTCGGCCAGGACCCCTACGCGATCACCCCGGCCCTCCTGCCCCACGATCCGGTCACCGGCGCGGTGGAGGAGTGGGCCGGGGTGACCAGCGTCTACGGCCCGGTCGCCACCGCCGTGCAGGCGCTGGCGAGTCTCGTGGGCGGCGACTCGGTCAGGCTGACGATCTTCGTGATGGCCGCGGTCAACGCCGCGGCGTTCATCGGTACGGCGCTGCTGCTGCACCGTTTCGCCAGGGGCGACGCGGGCCTGCAGCGGCGGGCGGCGCTGCTCTGGGCGGCCAACCCGCTGATGATCTATCACCTGGCCGCGGGGATGCACATCGACACCCTCGCCATCGCCTGCATGGTCGCCGCGCTCACGGTTCGCGGGGCCGCCTCCGGGCTGCTGCTCGGGGTGGGCATCGGGGTCAAGCTCAACACGGGGCTCGTCGCCCTCGGCCCGGCATGGGAGCTGCGCCGCTCGCCGGGCAGGCTCGCCGTGGTGGCGGGGACCGCGACGGCCACCGTGGTGGCGATCTACGCCGTCGCCGGGCCGCACGTGCTCGACCAGGTGAGCGCCGCCAGCAGGAAGGTCTCGCTCGCCACGCCCTGGCAGCTCGTCAAGGTGGGGCTCCAGTCGCTCTTCGGGCCGGGCGCGTACTCGGCCTGGATCCAGATCGGCTCCCTGCTGCTGATGGTCTGTCTGGCCTGGCTGGTGCTGCGGGCACTGCCTGCCGACAGCGCGCCCGCGGTCGCCGCCGTGATGGTGGTCGCCTGGCTGTTCGCCGCGCCGTACGCGCTGCCCTGGTACGACGGGCTGGCCTTCGCGCTGCTGGCCATGGCGTCCTGGCCCGCGCTGGAAGGCTTCATGGTGGCCAGGGTCGTCGTGCTGTCGCTGGGCTACCTTCCGGCCAGGGAGGCGCTGCGGCCCGAGGACCTGCTCTGGATGAAGACCCTGCTCAGGGAGCGGGTGGTGCCGTGGACGCTGCTGGCGTTGACGATCGCCCTGGCGTGGTGGGCGGCGAGAGCGCCAGGGCGCGCACGGAGGCGGCCAGCGTCAGCGGAACCGCGACCGTGAGCGCCATCGCCGGGATCGCGATGCCCGAGTCGTTCATCAGGAAGCCGATCAGCGCGCAGGCCAGCGCGCCGATCAGCCCGGCGCGCAGCGCGGGCGCGAGCGCGTAGGCCCGGCCCAGGGCCGAGGCCCCCCATCGCGACGGGCGGTCGAGCACCAGGAACAGGAACGCCAGTGCGACCAGCGTGAGCAGGGACAGCGACCAGTTGCCGACCGTGACCCCGATCATCGCGCCGAACTTGCGGCCGACCACGGTCCACGCCTCCCCGTCCAGCACCTGCTGGACGAAGGCACCCAGGTGGGTGCGCTGGTCGGCGGCTCTGCGCCAGTCGACCACCGCGATGGTGCCGATCAGCAGGCCACCCGCCAAGGCGGCCAGACCCAGCTTGACCGGTGAGACCCGCCCACCGGACAGCAGGATCACAAAGACGGCGACCCCCACCAGGAACGCCGGGACCCCGCCGAAGTCGGCGCCCCACGCGGGCCAGCCGTCGGCGAACACCGCCGGCCCTCCGTACGCCGCGCACACCGCGAGCGCGAGCCCGCGCCGGCCGTGTGAGATCAGCCACTGGGCCGTCCCGGCCAGGGCCAGGATCGTACCGGCGGAGTAGACGGCGAAGGCGATGTTGCTGAAACCGTAGAAGCGCCCGCCGGTGACCGGCTCGTAGCCGGTGACCGCGTTCACCTGGAGCACCGAGCCGGTCATCACGTCGGCCAGCAGCGTCATCGAGGTGATGGCGGCGACCACGGTCAGCGGGCCCAGCGGGTGCGCCCGCCACGGCCCGGCGAACGCCACTCCCGCGATCACGCAGGCGAACCCGAGGATCGTCACGATCACCGAGACCATCGGGGCGGGCAGGCTCCACCAGGGAACGAGTTGCGCCAGGAAGGTGGAGACCGCGATCGCTCCGCTGACCACGGCGACCGCCTGGACGGCGGTCAGGGCTCGCGAGCCGCCCCAGCCGCGCCGGATCGCGACGGCGGCCAGCAGGTAAAACAGGATCTGTACCGCCACGAACACCGCGAAGAACGGCCCTCTCACCTCGCGCAGCACCTGGCTCGCCAGGTCGTCGTCCGCCAGCCTCTCCACGGTCGCCGCGACCGGCTCCCCGCTCGGTCCCTCGCCCTGCCAGGCGCGCCCCACGACTCCGTTCGGGGATCGCAGGCCCAGCAGGTCGATCGCGGTGGCGGTCAGGTCGGTGTTGGTGACCAGGCCGTCCTGGCGGGTGGAGGTGGCGGTGAGGTAGCCACGCGGGTACGGCTCACCGCCGGGGGCCGGGCCCCGGGCGATCGCCACGTGCAGGTGCGGCGCGATCGAGGTGTCGGCCAGGCCGCTGAGCAGGACCGTGGTCCCGGCCCCGCCGGCCGTCGCGGCGGGCGGAGCCTGTCCGGCTTCGGGTGTCTGCGTGGTTTCCGGGGTCTGCGCGGGGAGCGGGGGGGCCGCCGGGTCCGTGGCGGCCGGGCGTGCGGGGGGCAGGCGATCGAGGACCGTGCCCACCGCGCGGTCGGCCCTGGCCACTGCCTCCCGCCTGGCCTGGCCGGTCATCGAGACCGGGACGCCGTCCGGGGCGAGGCCGCCGCCGATCCAGGCCCTGGCGAGGTCGTCGGCCTCCACAACGATCAGCCGGTACGGGGACAGCTCGCCGAGTTCCTCGATGTTCGCCGCGTATTTCGCGATTTTTCCTGATTCGTCGGCGGCGGCGAGTGCGGCCCCCGGCCCGACGGCGGCCACCTTCAGGCCCGCTTCGGCCGCGAGCCGGCCCAGCTGCCCGAGAACCGGCCGGTAGGAGGTGGTGGCGTTGAAAGCGGACAGCTCAGCCCAGCCGGGCACGCTCGCCCCGCCGTCGGAGGTCGCCTCCGGCGTGCGCGGCAACTCGCAGCCCGTGCCGGGGGCGCCCGCCCGCTGGCCTGCGGAGATCGTCAACCAGCCCGCCACCGGGCAGGTGATCCCCCGGTCCGGCGGCGGAACCGCCCGGGTGGACATGGACGCGGACCCGCCCTCGCCCGCGAGCCTCCACAGGTTCGGGGTCCGTTCCCGGTCCAGGTCGCTCCACTCCAGCCCCGGTACCCCGACGAGCACGACCCTCTCGGGGAGCGCCCTCGCCACCGAGGCGCTCGCCGTACCGGCACCGAGGACGCCGAGGGCCCCCGAGGCGCCGAGCAGCCCGCAGACCGCGGCCAGTAGCAGGGACATGGTGATCAGAACGGTCCTGGAGAACCCCGTTGGCCGTGTCGCGGCGCCGGGCGTTCCGGTGGCGGCCGGGAGCGCGGGCCCGCGACCGCGCGGTGTCGAAGCCATCCGTTCCCCTGTCCGTATCCGTCGGGCAGCCGTTTCCCCGGCCCCACGGTAGCCTGCCTGGTCGTGAGGACTGGCGAGGTGACCACGACCGAACGGCGCACGTGGACGTGGCCGACGTGGCCGACGTGGCCGACGTGGTCGAGGTGGTTGCCGTGGCTGCCCGCGCTGCTGCTCGTCGCCGCGGCGGTGGCCCCGCTGGTGCTCTACTGGCTGGGCAACGTGGACGACCAGCGCCTGGTCGACCTGGATGTGTACCGTACCGGCGGAGAAGCGGTCCTGGAGGGCAGGTCCGTCTACGGATTCGTCACGGCCGCGCCGCAGCTGCTGCCCTTCACCTACCCGCCGGTGGCGGCGCTGCTGGCCACGCCGCTGGCGGCGGTGTCGTGGCCGGCGGCGCAGTGGGCCTGGACAGCTCTGATCTTCCTGACGCTGGCGGTCACCGTCGGGTTCTCCTTCCGTGCCGTGCTCGGGGGGACGGACACCCCGGTTCCGGGCACCGTACCGGCCACGACGGGCACGCAGGGCGCGGTGTCCGCCTCGCCGGGGGCCGTTCCCGGTACGCCTGCCGGAGACCCGGCACGGGCGGGCGTGCCACCGGAGGGCGCGCGTACCCGGTCACGCGGGATGGGCGGCCTGGAGAGGCTGCGCGGGATGGACCGGCTGTGGGCGCCGCTGCTGTTCGCCGTCCTGATGATCGCGTGCACCTACCTGATGCCGGTCAGGGACCAGGTCCGCTTCGGCCAGGTGGACATCCTGCTCGTCGCGCTCTGCCTGGCCGACTGTGTGGCCAGGCGTCCGGTGTGGCCGCGCGGCATGCTGATCGGCCTGGCCACGGCGGTCAAGCTCACTCCCGGTGTCTTCCTGATCTACCTCCTCATCACCGGTTTCGGCCCCGGGGCGAGGCGGGAGCAGCGCGACACCTTCCTCATGGCCGCGCTCACCGCCGCGCTGCTGACCCTGCTGCCGTTCCTGGTGATCCCGGCGGACGCCGCCGACTTCTGGTTCCGCGCGCTGCTCGACCCCGAGCGGCTCGGTGCCAACGCCGCGACCACCAACCAGTCGATGCGCGGCATGCTCATCCGGCTCTACCTGCCCGACGTGCTGACGAGCGTGCTCTGGGTGGCGCTGGTCGCCGTGGTCGCCTGGTACGGCTTCCGTCACGCCCGCAGGGCGCTGCTCGACGGGCACCTCGTGGCCGGGGTCGCCCTGGTCGGGCTGATGGCGGTGCTGCTCTCTCCGGTCGCCTGGATCCACCACCTGGCCTGGGTGGTCGTGGTGCTCGGGGCGCTGGTCGGTGACGGGCGCGACCCGGTCAGGGTCCGGGTGGCCGCCGGGGTCTGGCTCTACTACGTGCTGCCGATCCCCTGGTGGGGGGTGACGATCAAGGCGGCGGAGATCCCGGTGCTCAGTCCCGTGCTGGGCAAGATCGTGCAGAACGGGTTCGGGCTGGGCGCGCTGGCCCTGGTCTGGCTGCTGGGGGTGTGGCTGCCCAGACGGAGAGCGACATTTCGGGCACTCCGCTGACGTGAGGTGAATTGTGGCGTCAAGCGGCCGGTGGTGAAGCGACCTGCGGTGTGAAATAACCAGATTTGATGTGATCTATGGCGTGAAATGACCCAATGCGGAGCGACCCGGGCGGTCGCGGGGAGGGCGGACGGCCCGAGCGTGCGATCCTGGGCACATTTTCCGACAGTCGCCGGATAGCCTGAGGTCATGCCGAAACTCGCTTACCTGGGACCGGAGGGAACCTTCACCGAGGAAGCCCTGCGCATCCTGGCGCCGGAGGCCGAGCGTCTGCCGAGCCCGAACATCACCGCGGCCCTCGAATCGGTCCGGCGTGGCGAGGCGGAGGGGGCAGTCGTCCCGCTGGAGAACTCGCTCGAAGGCGCCATCACCACGACACTTGACGAGCTCGCCCAAGGCGAGCCGCTGCTCATCACCGCGGAGCTGCTGCTCCCCGTCGAGTTCTCGCTCCTGGTGCGCCCAGGCACCGAGATGGGGCACATCAAGAGGGTCTTCACCCACCCGGCGGCCATCACCCAGTGCCGCAACTTCACGGCCCGTGAGCTGCCCGACGCCGTGGTGGTCGCCGCCCCGTCGACAGCGGCGGCGGCGCAGGAGGTCGCGACCCCCGGCTCGCCGTACGACGCCGCCATCGCCGCGCGCATCGCCGGTGAGCACTACGGCCTCGTCCCGCTCGCGACCGGGATCGGTGACCGCACCGACACCGTGACCCGGTTCGTCCGGGTGTCACGTCCAGGACCGCTGCCCGAGCCGACCGGTGCCGATCGCACCTCGCTGGTCGTTTTCCTGGCCGACGACCATCCGGGCGCGCTGCTGGAGATGCTGACCGAGTTCTCCGTCCGCGGCGTCAACCTGTCCCGCATCGAGTCGCGGCCCACCGGCGACGGCATCGGCCGTTACTTCTTCCACTTCGACTTCGAGGGCCACGTCGCCGACGCCCGGGTCGGCGAGGCGATCTCCGGTCTCCACCGGATCTCCGCCAAGGTGCGCTTCCTGGGCAGTTACCCGCGCGCCGACGCTCTCGTCCCGCAGATCAAGCCCGGTACAAACGACGACGACTTCGCCGAGGCCGCCGCCTGGCTCGGCAGGATCCGTACCGGCCAGGGCTGATCACCGACCGTTATCGGGCCGGGCGGGTTAATCCGGGCGCGGGCGCGAGCCGTACATCGGTAGCCTGTGACTGTGATTGACCTGCGTACCCTTCGTGAGGATCCCGACCGGCTACGGGCGTCGCAGCGTGCCCGCGGTGAGGACGACTCTGTCGTCGAAACGCTGCTCGACCTCGATGAGCGCCGGCGTGGTGCGCTGAGCCGCTTCGAGACGCTCCGTGCCGAGCAGAAGACCGTCGGCAAGTCGGTCTCCCGCGCCTCGGGAGAGGAGAAGGCGACCCTGCTGGAGCGGGCGAAGGACCTCTCCTCACAGGTCAAGTCGGCCGAGGCCGAGGCGGAGAAGCTCGCCGCCGAGCTCGATGAGCTGATCTACACGGTGCCCAACCTGGTGGAGGAGGGGGCTCCCGAGGGCGGCGAGGACGACTACGTCGTCCTGGAGGAGATCGGTGGGAAGCCGTCCTTCGACTTCAAGCCCAAGGACCACCTGGAGCTCGGCGAGCTGCTCGGCGCCATCGACATGGAGCGCGGCGCGAAGGTGTCGGGCTCGCGGTTCTTCTTCCTGAGGGGCGTCGGTGCGCGGCTCCAGCTCGGGCTGCTCAACATGGCCATGCAGCAGGCGATCGAGGCGGGCTTCGTCCCGATGATCACGCCCGTGCTGGTCAAGCCGGAGTCGATGAAGGGCACCGGCTTCCTCGGCGCCCACGCCGGCGAGATCTACCACCTGCCTGACGACGACCTGTTCCTGGTCGGCACGAGCGAGGTGCCGATGGCGGCCTACCACGGCGGCGAGATCCTCGACGGCTCCGCGCTCCCGTACCGCTACGCGGGATGGTCCTCGTGTTTTCGCCGCGAGGCCGGCTCGTACGGCAAGGACACCCGAGGCATCATCCGGGTTCACCAGTTCGACAAGGTGGAGATGTTCTCCTATGTCCGGCCAGAGGATGCGCACGCCGAGCACCTGCGCCTGCTCGACTGGGAGAAGGAGATGCTGGCCAAGGTCGAGCTGCCCTATCGGGTGATCGACACCGCGGCCGGAGACCTGGGCACCTCGGCCGCCCGGAAGTTCGACTGCGAGGCGTGGGTGCCGAGTCAGGGTCGCTACCGCGAACTCACCTCGACCTCCAACTGCACCGACTTCCAGGCCCGCCGCCTCGGGGTGCGTTTCCGTGAATCCGGTGGCAAGCCCCAGCACGTGGCCACCCTGAACGGCACGCTGGCCACCACCCGCTGGATCGTCGCGATCCTGGAGAACCACCAGCAGGCCGACGGTTCCGTCGTGCTCCCCAAGGCTCTGCGCCCGTACGTCGGCCTCGACGTGCTCGAACCCGTCAAGTAGGCCCGTTCGCGACAGGGCCCCGCCGCCAGGCGGGGCCCTGTCGCGTTCACGCCGGACGTTCCACCACTTCCCTCGTGCCCGCCCAGCCGACCAGGACGCTCTGGCTCCGACACGGTGTTCCGGTTGGTTCCACCGTCCCGTGAAGCAACACGAAGGTGGTGACGCCGCACACCTCCACAGTTCCGCAGGAGGGCAGGGAATGAACGCCGGAATCCGGGAACGCCACGCCCCGGCCCAGGCCCTCACGATCGCTCTCAGCGGCGGGCAGGCGGATCTGGGCCGCCACACCGCCGAGTCTGAGGCGGGACCGCCGGGGGAGTCCGCCGGTGAGGGCGGTGTCTGCCGGTGGAACGGTGTCAGCAGGCGAGGGCGACGGGACCAACGGAAGGCCACACGGACGGCCACACGGAAGGCCGAATGGTCGATCGGCCGGGCGTTCCGAGGTGCCCTGGAAATGCGGAAGGCGGGGTTCGCGAAGAGCGAACCCCGCCTTCCGGTCAAACAGGTTCAACCAAGAGGTCTATGCGTCAGACGGCGCGGACCTGCGAGGCCTGCGGGCCTTTCTGGCCCTGGGTGATCTCGAACTCGACCCGCTGGCCGTCTTCGAGGCTACGGTAGCCGTTGCCCTGGATTTCGGAGAAGTGCACGAACACGTCCGGTGCACCGCCATCCGGTGCGATGAAGCCGAAGCCCTTTTCAGCATTGAACCACTTGACGGTTCCCTGAGCCATTAAAGCTCTCCCTCAGGATTTGAAACTTTGGGATTCACACCTCATGAACCCCATGTGTCGTACAGCGGGCCCCGGGGTGGCTCAGTCAAACTGGTTTTCACAACGGGATTCAGCTAATACAACGCCATCACATCTAACACTATCCGGCGCATGCGTGTTCCCGCCATCAGGAAGATTCCTAGGACAGGATCCTGGGGGCCGACACCTCGGCCATCACAGTGCAGACTGGGACTTGTTATGCGAAGCCCCAGGCTGGTCGCCACCGACCTCGACGGCACTGCTCTGCGCTCGGACGGCACCGTCTCCCCCCGTACAGCCGCCGCTTTTGCGCTTGTGGAGAACGCCGGAGCCGCGCTGGTCTTCGTGACCGGCAGGCCACCCCGCTGGATGCACACTGTCGCGGGCGCCGTGCGCCATCGTGGGCTGGCCATATGCGCCAACGGAGCCCTCGTCTACGACCTGCACACCGAGCAGATCGTCAAATCCCATCTCATCCATCCGGACGTGCTTGAAGAGGTGGTGAGACGACTCAGGGAAAAGGTTCCCGACCTTGCCTTCTCAGTGGAATACGAAGGCGGATTCGCCCACGAATCGGACTTTCGTCTCGGAGGGTGGGACAACAGGGCGGTCGGCGGACTCCGCGTGGGAACGGCCACGCTCACCTCGCGGCCCTGCGCCAAACTCCTGGCACTTCACCCCGCGATGGATCCCGACATTCTCCACGCGGCGGTCCGCGGGCTGGTCGGTGACCTGGTCACTCCCACCCACTCCAGCGGCCGGGCACTGATCGAGATGAGCGCGCACGGCGTCACGAAGGCCTCCGCGCTGGCCCATCTCGCCATGACGCGCGACATCGAGCCGCACGAAGTGATCGCCTTCGGTGACATGCCCAACGATCTTCCGATGCTCCGGTGGGCCGGCACCTCGTACGCCGTCGCCAACGCCCACCCGGAGGTGCTGGCCGCGGTCGATCACGTGACCGCGGCCAACAACGACGACGGGGTCGCCGGAGTCCTTGAGAGGCTCTACGGATCGTGACGGGGCTCCGCGGGCCCGGGGATGTCCACCCGGGCCCCTGACACGGCGTTCGAAAGCTTCCGCGATCCCCTACAGGTAGGGGCCGGGGTTGCCGCCCGGGTGGCCCTCCTGCTGCTGTTGGAGGGAGACTCCACCGGGCAGGGCCCTGCGCATGTTCTCCAACTGGGCGCGGGCCGCCATCTGCTGGGCGAAGAGCGTGGTCTGTATGCCGTGGAACAGCCCTTCAAGCCAGCCGACCAGCTGCGCATGGGCGATCCGGAGCTCCGCGTCGCTCGGCGGGGTGCCGTTGACGTTCTCGGTGAACGGCAGTGACAGCCGTTCCAGCTCTTCGACCAACTCCGGCGCCAGACCGTCCTCGAGCTCCTTGATGGAACTCTGGTGGATCTCCTTGAGCCGTTTACGGCTGGCCTCGTCCAGCGGAGCCGCCCGGACCTCCTCCAAGAGCTGACGGATCATGCTGCCGATGCGCATCACCTTGGCGGGCTGCTCGACCAGGTCGGCTATCGACCGACCCTCGGAGTTCTCATCTTCCTGAGAGCCCTGGGGACCCACGACCACGATGTGCGGAGTGCTCTCCTCAGTGTTCATAGCCTCAACCTACTAGCAGGATTTTCCCGGTGTGTTCCCCGGAGTCCAGGATCCGGTGGGCCTCGGCCGCGTCGCTCATCGGCACCTGGGCGTGCACCACGGGCCGGATCGCCCCAGCATCGATCAGGGGCCAGACGTTGTCCACGACTCCGCGCACGATGACGCCCTTCTCGTCGACGGGCCGGGCACGCAGGGTGGTGCCGTGCACCGAGGCCCGCTTCGCCAGCAGGGCTCCCAGATCCAGCTCGCCCTTCGCGCCGCCCTGCAGGCCGATCACGACCAGCCGCCCGCCCGTCTTGAGAACCTTGATATTCCCCGGGAGGTATCTGCCGCCGATGATGTCGAGGATCACATCGGCCCTGACCTTCTCGGAGAATTCCTCCCGCCGGTAGTCGATCCCCTCGTCGGCGCCCAGCTCCAGACAGCGGGTGATCTTCTCGGGTGACCCGGCGGTGACGACCACGCGCGAGCCGAACGCCTTCGCCAGCTGGACGGCCATCGTGCCGATCCCGCTGGCGCCGCCGTGCACGAGGAGGGTCTCGCCCTTCCGCAGACGCGCGGTCATGAAGACGTTGGACCAGACGGTGCAGGCCACCTCGGGCAGGCCGGCCGCCTCGACGAGGTCGACGCCGTCGGGCACCCGCATGACCTGCTGCCAGGGCACGGCGACCTTCTCCGCGTACCCGCCGCCACTGAGCAGCGCGCACACCCGGTCACCCGGCGCGAATCCCTCGACGTCCGGTCCCACCTCACTGACCACGCCGGAACACTCCAGCCCTGGGTACGGGGAGGCGCCGGCGGGCGGATTGTAGAAACCCTGCCGCTGTAGCGCGTCGGCCCTGTTGACCGCGGAGGCCACCACGTCGATGATGATTTCGCCGCGCTCTGGTAACGGGTCGGGAACCTCCCGCCACGTCAGAACTTCCGGTCCACCTGGTTTATCGATCACGATGGCGCGCATGTGAGCAAAGGTATCCGCCGAGCCAACTTGGTGGTTGCTCGCGTTGACAAGAACACAGGGCGTTAACCTGCTATGTGTTTGCTGCCCTTTTATGCCCATCCCGAGGGGGAACACGGTGGCAAGACACGATCGTGAGGAATCTCTCGAGGAACAGCTCGCATGGCTTGACGCCATCAAGGAGCAGGAGGAGGCGCCGGCCCTGGCGGTGAAGGCCACCACGGTGGACGACACCGTCATCTCGCCGTACCCGAAGGATCCCTGGAGTCTGGTCCCGGCCGAGCCCGACACGGCGTCCTCGCCGCTGTTTCGCGCGGCCGTCGACTCGGCTCACCCGGCCACGAACTCGTCGGTGACTCCGTCGGTGACTTCGTCGGCGACCGAACCGCCGGCCGAGGACGCCGACGCGGCCGAGTGGATGGAGGCATCCGACACGGTGAGCTCCTTCACCGTGCCCGCCCCGGCATCCGGTAAGCAGGACAACGACGGCTTTCTCGCGCAGCTCAAGCCTCTGCCACGCCAGGAGTCCGACGACGGCGGTCTGGGAGACTTCACCGAGCCGCACATCCGCACCCCGTTCGCGGCGCCCGCGCACGAGCCGTCCCGCGGCCTGTTCGAGCAACCCCAGCGCCAGGCGGAGTCCTCCGATCCCGCCCCTTCCCCTGCCCCTACCGAGTCCGCAGACCCGGAGCCGGCCACCTCGACGTCCTCGGAGACCCAGCGGTTCTCCTTCGGGAGTAACGAGTTTGGTGGCACCGACCCCGGCCGGTTCTCCTTCGGCGGTGGCGACCAGGATCGCGCAGGAGGTACGGCCTTCTCCTTCGGAAGCGGAGACTTCTCCGTGGAGAGCAGCGGGTCCGACCGGCCTGCGGCCGAGGTCGGCGGTGACCTGTCCACGTCCGCCACCGCGGACGGCGGCGACCGCTTCACGTTCGGTTCGGTGGAAACCGACCGGTTCCCCACCGGTGGCGAATCCGCGGTGACACCGGCGGCGAAG
This window contains:
- a CDS encoding HAD family hydrolase; translation: MRSPRLVATDLDGTALRSDGTVSPRTAAAFALVENAGAALVFVTGRPPRWMHTVAGAVRHRGLAICANGALVYDLHTEQIVKSHLIHPDVLEEVVRRLREKVPDLAFSVEYEGGFAHESDFRLGGWDNRAVGGLRVGTATLTSRPCAKLLALHPAMDPDILHAAVRGLVGDLVTPTHSSGRALIEMSAHGVTKASALAHLAMTRDIEPHEVIAFGDMPNDLPMLRWAGTSYAVANAHPEVLAAVDHVTAANNDDGVAGVLERLYGS
- a CDS encoding bacterial proteasome activator family protein, coding for MNTEESTPHIVVVGPQGSQEDENSEGRSIADLVEQPAKVMRIGSMIRQLLEEVRAAPLDEASRKRLKEIHQSSIKELEDGLAPELVEELERLSLPFTENVNGTPPSDAELRIAHAQLVGWLEGLFHGIQTTLFAQQMAARAQLENMRRALPGGVSLQQQQEGHPGGNPGPYL
- a CDS encoding NAD(P)H-quinone oxidoreductase — translated: MRAIVIDKPGGPEVLTWREVPDPLPERGEIIIDVVASAVNRADALQRQGFYNPPAGASPYPGLECSGVVSEVGPDVEGFAPGDRVCALLSGGGYAEKVAVPWQQVMRVPDGVDLVEAAGLPEVACTVWSNVFMTARLRKGETLLVHGGASGIGTMAVQLAKAFGSRVVVTAGSPEKITRCLELGADEGIDYRREEFSEKVRADVILDIIGGRYLPGNIKVLKTGGRLVVIGLQGGAKGELDLGALLAKRASVHGTTLRARPVDEKGVIVRGVVDNVWPLIDAGAIRPVVHAQVPMSDAAEAHRILDSGEHTGKILLVG